The Solibacillus sp. FSL W7-1464 genome contains a region encoding:
- the mnmE gene encoding tRNA uridine-5-carboxymethylaminomethyl(34) synthesis GTPase MnmE, producing the protein MEFDTIAAISTPMGEGAIAIVRLSGDEAVAIADKIFKSPNHKRLTEVATHTIHYGHLIDPKTDEVVEEVMLSLMRGPKTFTREDVVEINCHGGIVSVNRVLQLVLRYGARLAEPGEFTKRAFLNGRIDLSQAEAVMDLIRAKTDRAMNVALGQMDGKLSRLITTLRQALLETLAQVEVNIDYPEYDDVEEMTIPVLLEKCGWVREEIIKLLQTSSQGKILREGLSTVILGRPNVGKSSLLNSLVQENKAIVTDIAGTTRDIIEEYVNVRGVPLRLVDTAGIRETEDIVERIGVERSREALKDADLILLVLNYGEELTEEDERLFETISAMDYIVVVNKTDIERKIDLNRVHELAGKHRVVTTSLLKEEGVIELEEAIAALFFEGQVEANDLTYVSNARHIALLHQAQQVIEDALAAAQVGVPVDMIQIDVTRTWEILGEIIGDTVQESLINQLFSQFCLGK; encoded by the coding sequence ATGGAATTCGATACGATTGCTGCGATTTCCACTCCAATGGGAGAAGGAGCTATTGCGATTGTTCGTCTGAGCGGCGATGAGGCGGTAGCGATTGCAGATAAAATATTTAAATCACCAAATCATAAACGTCTGACGGAAGTTGCGACACATACGATCCATTACGGACATTTGATCGACCCGAAAACTGATGAAGTGGTAGAGGAAGTTATGTTGAGCCTGATGCGCGGACCTAAAACGTTTACGCGTGAAGATGTTGTCGAGATCAATTGTCATGGCGGTATTGTGTCTGTGAACCGAGTACTGCAGCTTGTATTACGCTACGGTGCACGCTTAGCAGAGCCTGGGGAATTTACGAAACGTGCATTTTTAAATGGCCGTATTGACTTGTCACAGGCAGAAGCGGTAATGGATTTAATTCGTGCGAAAACCGATCGTGCGATGAACGTTGCGCTCGGTCAGATGGATGGAAAGCTTTCCCGTCTTATTACAACTTTGCGCCAGGCATTATTAGAGACGTTGGCACAAGTGGAAGTAAATATTGATTATCCGGAATATGACGATGTAGAAGAAATGACGATTCCTGTACTTCTTGAAAAATGCGGTTGGGTACGGGAGGAAATTATTAAATTACTTCAAACGTCATCTCAAGGTAAAATTTTGCGTGAAGGTTTATCTACCGTTATTTTAGGACGTCCAAACGTAGGTAAATCATCTCTTTTAAATAGTTTAGTTCAAGAAAATAAAGCGATTGTAACCGACATTGCAGGCACGACTCGTGATATTATTGAAGAATACGTAAACGTACGTGGAGTTCCTTTACGTTTAGTTGATACGGCAGGTATACGTGAAACAGAAGATATCGTCGAACGAATTGGTGTTGAGCGTTCAAGAGAGGCTTTAAAAGATGCTGATCTAATATTGCTTGTATTAAATTACGGAGAAGAGCTTACAGAAGAAGATGAGCGCCTTTTTGAAACGATTTCTGCGATGGATTATATTGTCGTTGTCAACAAGACAGATATCGAACGTAAAATCGATTTAAACCGTGTTCATGAATTGGCTGGAAAACATCGTGTAGTAACGACTTCGTTATTGAAAGAAGAAGGTGTAATCGAACTGGAAGAAGCGATTGCAGCATTGTTCTTTGAAGGGCAAGTGGAAGCGAATGATTTAACATATGTATCAAATGCGCGACATATTGCGCTATTGCACCAAGCACAACAGGTAATTGAAGATGCGCTTGCTGCAGCGCAAGTCGGTGTACCTGTCGATATGATTCAAATCGATGTGACACGTACATGGGAGATTCTTGGTGAAATTATTGGAGATACTGTACAGGAAAGCTTAATTAATCAGCTATTCTCGCAGTTCTGTTTAGGGAAATAA
- the rsmG gene encoding 16S rRNA (guanine(527)-N(7))-methyltransferase RsmG, translating into MNEKQFIEALKEKGIELSEHQIAQFKKYYELLVEWNEKMNLTAITDLEGVYLKHFYDSISASFYFDFTKVTTVCDVGAGAGFPSIPIKICFPHLQITIVDSLNKRITFLNHLTNELNLDHMTFVHARAEEFGQNAAYREKFDVVTARAVARLSVLSELCIPLAKEGGYFVALKAAAGAEELKDATKAISTLGGKLIEEFAFHLPVEESERSLYVFDKVKSTPKKYPRKPGVPNKTPIK; encoded by the coding sequence ATGAACGAAAAGCAGTTTATCGAAGCATTGAAGGAAAAGGGTATTGAGCTTTCAGAACACCAGATTGCGCAGTTTAAAAAATATTATGAGCTTTTGGTTGAGTGGAATGAAAAGATGAATTTAACGGCGATTACGGATTTGGAAGGCGTTTATTTGAAGCACTTCTATGATTCGATCAGTGCGTCATTTTATTTTGATTTTACAAAAGTGACAACGGTTTGTGATGTTGGTGCAGGTGCAGGCTTCCCAAGCATTCCGATTAAAATTTGCTTCCCGCATTTGCAAATTACGATTGTCGACTCGCTTAATAAACGAATTACATTTTTAAATCACTTAACAAATGAGTTAAACTTGGATCATATGACATTTGTTCATGCACGTGCTGAAGAGTTTGGTCAAAATGCAGCATACCGTGAAAAGTTTGATGTTGTAACGGCCCGCGCGGTGGCACGTCTTTCTGTATTGTCAGAGCTATGTATTCCTTTAGCTAAAGAAGGCGGTTACTTTGTTGCATTAAAAGCTGCGGCAGGTGCAGAAGAATTAAAAGATGCGACAAAAGCCATCTCTACGTTAGGTGGAAAATTAATAGAGGAGTTTGCCTTCCATTTACCTGTAGAGGAAAGTGAACGATCACTATATGTATTTGATAAAGTGAAATCTACACCAAAAAAATACCCGCGTAAACCTGGTGTTCCCAATAAAACACCAATTAAATAA
- the mnmG gene encoding tRNA uridine-5-carboxymethylaminomethyl(34) synthesis enzyme MnmG — protein sequence MSIQYEAGNFDVIVVGAGHAGVESAYAAAKMGAKTLMLTINLDMIAFMPCNPSVGGPAKGIVVREIDALGGLMGRIIDKTHIQMRMLNTGKGPAVRALRAQADKFQYQHEMKRVLEEEENLQIHQAMVDELIVEDGAVKGVITQVGAIYRAPSVIITTGTFLRGEIILGNLKYSSGPNNQQPSIKLADNLKELGFDLIRFKTGTPPRVNNRTIDYSKTEIQPGDDVPRAFSFETTEYIMDQLPCWLTYTTEETHRTIEENLHLSPMFSGMIKGTGPRYCPSIEDKVTRFNDKPRHQIFLEPEGRNTREVYVQGLSTSLPEHVQKKLIASIPGLENAEMMRAGYAIEYDSVIPTQLWPTLETKKIQGLYTAGQINGTSGYEEAAGQGLMAGMNAAAKVLGREEIILDRSDAYIGVLIDDLVTKGTNEPYRLLTSRAEYRLLLRHDNADLRLTEIGYKAGMITEERYANFQHKKAQVEQEIARLRQIIIKPNATTQEVIRNAGGAELKDGIRGADLLKRTEMTYDLVASLTPSEVELSDDVKEQIEIQLKYEGYIQKALQQVEKMKKLEDKKIPENIDYDAIPSLATEARMKLKSVQPLSIAQASRISGVNPADVSILLVYIEQGKIAKVTTN from the coding sequence ATGTCAATACAATACGAAGCAGGTAATTTTGACGTAATCGTTGTTGGTGCAGGACATGCAGGTGTGGAATCTGCATATGCAGCTGCGAAAATGGGTGCTAAAACACTCATGCTTACAATTAACTTAGATATGATTGCATTTATGCCATGTAATCCTTCGGTCGGCGGACCTGCAAAAGGAATCGTTGTTCGTGAAATTGATGCACTTGGCGGTTTAATGGGACGCATTATCGATAAAACACATATTCAAATGCGTATGTTAAATACCGGGAAAGGTCCGGCAGTACGCGCTTTACGGGCACAAGCGGATAAATTCCAATATCAGCATGAAATGAAACGGGTTTTGGAAGAAGAAGAGAACCTTCAAATTCATCAGGCAATGGTCGATGAACTAATTGTAGAGGATGGCGCAGTAAAAGGTGTCATCACACAAGTTGGTGCGATTTACCGTGCACCATCTGTCATTATTACAACAGGGACGTTTTTACGCGGGGAAATTATTTTAGGAAATCTTAAATATTCTTCAGGTCCAAACAACCAGCAGCCATCGATTAAATTAGCGGATAACTTAAAAGAATTAGGGTTTGACTTAATTCGTTTTAAAACAGGGACACCACCACGTGTAAACAACCGTACAATTGATTACTCAAAAACGGAAATTCAGCCTGGTGACGATGTACCCCGTGCATTCAGTTTTGAAACAACAGAATATATTATGGATCAGCTCCCTTGCTGGTTAACTTATACAACTGAAGAAACACATCGTACAATTGAGGAAAATCTGCATTTGTCTCCAATGTTTTCAGGGATGATTAAAGGGACAGGTCCCCGTTATTGCCCATCAATTGAAGATAAAGTAACACGCTTCAACGACAAACCGCGTCACCAGATTTTCCTGGAGCCTGAAGGACGCAATACACGTGAAGTATATGTCCAGGGGTTATCGACAAGCTTACCTGAACATGTTCAGAAGAAACTGATTGCATCGATTCCTGGTTTGGAAAATGCCGAAATGATGCGTGCCGGCTATGCGATTGAATATGATTCAGTTATTCCTACACAATTATGGCCAACATTAGAAACGAAAAAAATTCAAGGTCTTTATACAGCAGGTCAAATTAACGGTACTTCAGGCTATGAAGAAGCAGCGGGACAAGGCTTAATGGCCGGAATGAATGCTGCGGCAAAGGTTTTAGGCCGAGAAGAAATTATTTTAGACCGTTCAGATGCTTATATCGGTGTATTAATTGATGACCTAGTAACAAAAGGTACGAATGAGCCTTACCGTTTATTAACGTCTCGTGCGGAGTACCGTCTACTGTTACGTCATGACAATGCAGATTTACGTCTAACGGAAATCGGTTATAAAGCAGGGATGATTACGGAAGAGCGTTATGCGAATTTCCAACATAAAAAAGCACAGGTTGAACAGGAAATCGCCCGTCTGCGTCAAATTATTATTAAGCCGAATGCGACGACCCAAGAGGTCATCCGCAATGCTGGCGGCGCAGAGCTAAAAGATGGTATCCGCGGAGCAGACCTTTTAAAACGTACAGAAATGACGTATGATTTAGTTGCTTCCCTAACTCCATCAGAAGTGGAACTTTCGGATGATGTAAAAGAGCAAATTGAAATTCAATTAAAATATGAAGGGTATATTCAAAAAGCACTTCAGCAAGTAGAGAAAATGAAGAAGCTAGAGGATAAGAAAATCCCTGAAAATATCGATTATGATGCTATTCCAAGCTTGGCGACAGAAGCGCGTATGAAGCTGAAAAGTGTTCAGCCGCTCTCGATTGCTCAAGCATCGCGTATTTCAGGTGTAAACCCTGCAGATGTTTCAATTTTACTTGTTTATATTGAGCAAGGTAAAATTGCAAAAGTAACTACGAACTGA